The Streptomyces sp. NBC_01463 DNA window CGCTCGTCCTCGTCGCGATCTGGGCCATCGCCCGATGGCACCACGAGGGCACCGGCCTCGTCGTCTCCGCCGGCGTGCTGCTGATCGTCAGCGTGATCATGTCGATCCTGCTGCTCGTCCCGATCAACAACCGGAGCAAGGCGTGGACCCCCGACAACCGGCCCGCGGACTGGAAGGAGCAGATGAACCGCTGGGACCGCTACCACTACGTCCGCGTCGCCGTCCTCATCGCCGCCTTCGCCCTGCTGGTCGCCGGTCTCGTCTGACCCCGCGGGCCCACCGACGAGGTCCGCCGGCCGCGATCGCGCGGCCGTCTGACCTCGTCGGGCGACCCCCGCGCCCCCATACGATGGATTCCATCGTCCAGTGTGCGGAGGTGGGTCATGGCCGGCGAGCTGACGGCGAAGGGGCGGGCCACGCGGAGCCGGATCGTCGAGGGCGCCGCGACGGTGCTTCGCGAGAAGAGCGTCGCGGCGGCGACGCTCGAGGACGTCATGGCGCGGACCAGGACCAGCAAGAGCCAGCTCTTCCACTACTTCCCGACCGGCAAGGACGAGCTGCTGCTCGCGGTGGCCCAGTTCGAGGCGGACCGGGTGCTGGAGGACCAGCAGCCGTATCTGGGCCGACTGGACTCGTGGGAGGCGTGGGACGAGTGGCGCGACGTCGTGATCGAGCGCTACGAGTCCCAGGGGGACCAGTGCCCGCTCGGCTCGCTGTTTCTTCAGGTCGGGCGGTCGACCCCCGGGGCTCGGGCCATCGTGTCCGGTCTGATGACCCGCTGGCAGGAGAGCCTGGAGGCCGGTATCCGGGCGCTGGAGGCGGCAGACCTGGTGCCCGGTGGGATCGACGCCGGCCTGCGGGCCGCGGCGCTCCTGGCCGGCGTCCAGGGCGGGGTGTCGATCCTGCTGTCGACGGGCCGGTCCGACCACCTGCGCGCCGCGCTCGATCAGGGGATCGCCGACCTGCGGGGCACGGCCCACGCCCTGACCTGATGCCGGACTCTCCGGCCGGCCGCGCGACTCTTTCCGCTGCCGTGCCCGACCATGGCGCCGCGGTCCCCGGACCGCGGCGCCACCCGTGCCTCAGGCGTACCATCCGCCGTCCACCGAGAGCGTCGCGCCGGTGATGTAGGCGGACAGCGGACTCGCCAGGAAGGCGAGCACGTCGGCGTACTCCTCGGGGCGTCCGATGCGGCCCACGTCGTTCGGTGCGAGCTCCGCGGTCAGGCGGGGCTCGATCGCTTCCCAGGTCTGTCCCCATCCGTGCTCCCTGCCGAGCGTCAGCAACGGTTCCAGGGACTGCGGGGTGAGGATGCCGCCTGCCGCGACGGTGTTCGACGTGACACCGGAATCCCGCAACTCCCGTGCGAGCGACTTGGCGAGGGAGTTGCGTGCTCCGTTCGTCGCCGCGTAATGGGGCTGGGACGCGGCGGGCTTGTCGCCCGTCACGCTGCTGATCTGGATGACCCGTCCCCAGCCCCGCTCCCGCATGCCCGGGACGAGGCGCTGGATCATGCGCACGCTGGTCAGGACATTGGTGTTGTACGTGTCGGCCCACTGCTGCGCCGACGCGGTGGCCCAGCCGAGGGACATGTCGTACGTGCCCACGTTGTTCACCAGGATGTCGACCGGGCCGGCACCGGCGGCCGCGGCGTGCACGGCGTCGGCGCCCTCGTCGGTCCCCAGATCGCCGATCGCCACCGCCGCGTCCCCGCCCTCCGCGACGATGCTCTTCGCGACCGCCTCGGTCCTCGCCACGTCCCGCCCGTGCACGACCACGGTCGCGCCTTCCGCCGCCAGCCGCCTGGCGATCGCCTCGCCGAGACCGCTGCTCGATCCGGTCACCAGTGCGCGCCGGCCGCTCAGCTGAAGATTCATGGGTGCTTCCTTCCGGAACCGCTCCGCGCGGGCGGTGTCACCGGGGAAGCGGTGGACCGCCCACATCTGGACTGCTTGGTCCATCGCAGCCTGCACGTCGAAAAATGGACCTGCAAGTCCAAAAGTGTGCCGCGCTGTCGGAGCGGTCGGGTGCTGCCGGCCGTCTCAGCCTGTGCCGGCTCCGGACGTGCGGCCGTCCCGCAGTCGGTGTGCGTGCGCCGGATACGCGCCGAGAATGCGCACCTCGGACGAGAAGAACTGCAACTCCTGGAGGGCCAGGGCGACATGGGGCTCGTCGGGGTGGCCCTCGACCTCCACGTAGAAGCGGCTCGGGTTCAGTCCGGCGCCGATCTGGTAGCTCTCGATCTTGGTGAGGTTCACGGAGTTGCTGGCGAAGCCGCCGAGCGCCTTGTAGAGCGCGCTGGGGATGTTCCGTACGCAGAAGAACAGGCTCGTCATCGTCGGCCCGCCCGTGTCGGGGGCCAGGGCGGAGTCCCGGGACAGGACGACGAACCGGGTGGTGTTGTCCGGGTCGTCCTCGACCTCGGACCGCAGGACGTCCAGCCCGTAGAGCGCGGCCGCGGCGGGCGGGGCGAGGGCCGCGTGCCGCGGGTCGCCGAGTTCAGCCACCTCACGCGCCGCCCCTGCGGTGTCATCGCTGACGAGGGTGCGCCAGCCGCCCTCCCGCAGCACCTTCCGGCACTGCCCCAGGGCATGCACGTGGCTGCGTACGCACTCCACCTGGTCGACGGTCGTGCCGGGGACACCCATCAGGTCGAAGCGAATGGCGAGGAAGTACTCGGCGACGATGAACAGCCCTGATTCCGGCAGCAGATGGTGGACGTCCGCCACCCGCCCCGCCGCGGAGTTGTCCATGGGGATCACGGCGAAGTCGGCGGTGCCGAGCGTGACGGCATCCAGGGCCTGCTCGAATCCCGTGCAGGGCAGCTCATGTCCTTCGGGGAACAGGGCATGGGCTGCCGTTGCCGAGTTGGATCCGGGTTCACCCTGGTATGCGACGGTGGTCACCGTGTTCAGCCTTCCACTGTTGGGCTCTGCGAGCCGGGCGGCAGAAGCTCCACCGCGAACCGCGTGTACTGCAGTATCGGTGACCCGTCCCGTACCGCTCCGCACCAGGGGGCGGCTGCCGCCGCCCCCTGGTGCGGAGCGGGCCACGAGGTGCGGGGTACGGCGGTCAGGCGTCCGCGCGGCGCGGCAGCTGCCAGCCGGGGCGCGGGAAGTGGCAGGTGTAGCCGTCCGGGTAGCGCTGGAGGTAGTCCTGGTGGTCCGGTTCGGCCTCCCAGAACGTGCCCGCCGGTACGACCTCGGTGACCACGGGGCCCGGCCAGAGCCCGGACGCCTCGACATCGGCGATGGTGTCCTGCGCGACTCGTCGCTGCTCGTCGTCCAGGTAGAAGATGGCGGACCGGTAGCTGGCGCCCATGTCATTGCCCTGGCGGTTCTTCGTGGACGGGTCGTGGATCTGGAAGAAGTACTCCAGGAGGGCCCGGTAGTCGGTGACCGCGGGATCGTAGACGATCTCGATGGCCTCGGCGTGGTTCCCGTGGTTCCGGTAGGTCGGCTCGGGCATGTCGTCGCCGCTGTATCCCACCCGCGTGCTCACCACTCCGGGCAGTGTCCGGATCAGCTCCTGCATCCCCCAGAAGCAGCCACCGGCCAGCAGGGCCTTCTTCTCACTGTCAGCCATCACAGATCACCTTCTCTTTCGTTCCCTGAGAAGCCTTGCACACTCGGAGCGGGGAACGTCACCGGCTCAGGTGGGGGAGTGCCCGCTGCCCCCTGGCCCGGACCGGCGGCCAGCCGGAGCTCGCGCCCCTGCCAGCGCCCGCGCAGCCAGCGGTCGTGGCTCGCGACCACGATCGCGCCGGGTCCGGTGCCCATGGCTTCCTCGAGTTCGTCGCACAGGCGCGGGGACAGGTGGTTCGTGGGCTCGTCGAGCAGCAGCAGCTGCGGTGGGCGCGCCACCAGAAGGGCGAGAGCCAGCCGTCGGCGCTGTCCGACCGAGAGGTGGCCGACCGGTTTGCCGAGGTCCGTCTCGTGCATCAGGCCCAGTGAGCCGAGCGGGACCGCCTCGGCCCGTTCCGCGCCCAGCGTCTGCTGATACGTGTCCCGGACCGTACGGTCGAGCCGGTCGAACACGGTGTCCTGAGAGAGCATCCCGACCGTCAGGCCGGCCCGCCGCCGGATGTCGCCCCCGGCCGCGAGGTGTCCGGCGAGCACGGCCAGCAGCGTCGACTTGCCGGTTCCGTTTCCTCCCGTGACCAGCAGCCGGTCGGTCGCCGACACCTCCACTTCGACCGGCGCGAGCCGGCCGGGGACCCCCACGCCGTGGAGGGCCACCAGCGGATCGCGGCTCTCCTCGGCGGGCGCGGAGAGTGCCGGACCGGCGAAGCGGAGCGGCCGCGGGGGCTCACCGACCCGGGTCCGCTCCAGCTCCTCCAGCCTGCGGGTGGCGTTGCGCACGCGGCGTGAGATCTGGCTCTGCACACGCCCGGCCCGCAGGCCGTACCCCATCTTCTCGTTGTCCCGCCGCCCCCGGTCCGGCGCCAGACGGTGCGCCGTCACACCGGCCGTATGGCGCAGCGCGTCGAGGGCCTCCTGCTCCTCGGCGTAGCGCTGTTCCCAGCGCTCCCGCTCCGCGTGCTTCTCGGCGAGGTAGGCGCTGTAGTTGCCGCCGTAGCGGACGGGGCCGTCCACCGCGGGGTCGAGGTCGATCAGGTCGGTGCAGACGGCGTCGAGGAACGCCCGGTCGTGGCTGGCCAGCACCACGGCTCCGGGCAGGCCGCGCACCTGTTCCTCGACGAATGCGGCGGCGTCGTCGTCGAGGTGGTTGGTCGGCTCGTCCAGGAGCAGCGCCGACGGCCTACGCACCAGCAGCGCGGCCAGGGACAGCCGCCCGCGCTGGCCGCCGGACAGCGAACCGAGCGTCCGGCCCGGCTCGAACGCTCCGAGGCCCAGGCCCTCCAGTACGAGGGCCGCGCGCCGGTCGGCGTCCCAGGCCTCCAGGTGCTGGGCCGTCTCCAGCCGGCCGGCGTAGTCGGCGAGCAGTCCGCTGTAGCCGGGATCGCTCTCCGAGGCGTCCGCGAGCTCCCCGGTGAGCCGTTCGAGGTCGGCCAGCACCTCGCGGACCTCGGACAGGGCCTCGTCCAGCACCGTGGCGATGGTCGACGCGCTGTCGAACGGGGCCTCCTGCTGCAGGAAGCCCAGGTCGGCCGGGCGGTCGACGGTTCCCGCGTCGGGTTCGTCCGCCCCGGCGAGCAGCCGCAGCAGGGTGGACTTGCCGACGCCGTTCTCCCCGATCAGCCCGATACGGCGGCCGGGGGATGCGGTGAGCGAGACGCCGTCGAGCACCCGGCGGCCGCCCAGGCTGCGGATGAGGTCGTGGGCGATGAGAGGGGGCTGGGGCATGGGAATCCATCCAACGTGTTCGGTGTTCGGCCCGCCGGGCGTGAGGCCTCGGGCGCGGGACCACATCGGCACACCGGCGGCTCACACCTCGGGGGCCCCCGTCTCCTTGAGGGTGCCTTCGGCCAGGCGCAGCCACCGGTTCACACCGATCTCGGTGAGGAACCGTTCGTCATGGCTGACCACGACGAACGCACCCCGGTAGGAGTTCAGGGCGCCCTCCAGCTGTCCCACGCTGACCAGGTCGAGGTTGTTCGTCGGCTCGTCGAGGAGCAGCAGCTGCGGGGCCGGTTCGGCGCACAGGATGCACGCCAGGGTGGCGCGCAGCCGCTCGCCGCCGGACAGCACCCGGACGGGCAGATGGGCCCGCGCGCCCCGGAAGAGGAAGCGGGCGAGCAGGTTCATCCGCTCGGCCTCGGGCCGGTCCGGGGCGAAGGCGGTGAAGTTCTCCGCGACGGTCCGGTCCAGGTCCAGCAGGTCCAGTCGCTGCGAGAGGTAGGCGATGCGTCCCCCGGCCCGCCTGATCTGACCGCCCTCCGGGACGAGTTCACCGGTGAGCAGGCGCAGCAGCGTGGTCTTCCCGGCGCCGTTGGGGCCGGAGAGCGCGATGCGTTCGGGTCCCCGGATGGACAGCTCGACGCCCTGGTCCGCGAAGACAGCCCGGTCGCCGAGACGGACCTGCATCTCCTCGCCGAGGAAGAGGTTGCGCCCGGCGGGCACGTCGGTCTCGGGCAGGTCCAGCGTGAGGCGCTGCTCGTCGCGCAGCGAACGCCCCGCCTCGTCGAGCCGGGACTTCGCCTCGCTGACCCGGGACGCGTGCATCTGTCCCGCCCGGCCCGCGGACTCCTGGGCACCGCGCTTCATGTTCCCGGCGAAGATGCGGGGCAGCCCGGCACTCTTCAGGTTGCGCGCCGCGTTGCTCGCGCGCCGCTCGGCGCGTTCGCGGGCCTGCTGGAGCTCCCGCTTCTCCCGCTTCAGCTCCTGCTCGGCGTTGCGGACGTTCTTCTCGGCGACTTCCTGCTCGGCCTGCACGGACTCCTCGTACGCGCTGAAGTTACCTCCGTACAGCCGCAGTTCACCGCCGCCGAGCTCGGCGATGCGCTCCATGCGGTCGAGCAGGGCCCGGTCGTGGCTGACGAGCAGCAGGCTGCCGGTGAACTCCTCCAGCACGTCGTAGAGCCGGTGGCGGGCTTCCAGGTCGAGGTTGTTGGTGGGCTCGTCGAGCAGCAGTACGTCCGGCCGTTTCAGCAACTGGGCAGCCAGGCCGAGCGAGATGACCTGGCCGCCGCTGAGCGTGGCCAGGCTCCGGTCGAGGGCGAGGCCCGTCAGGCCGAGGCGGTCGAGCTGGGCGCGCGTGCGTTCCTCGATGTCCCAGTCGTCGCCGATGACGGTGAAGTGCCGCTCGCTCACGTCCCCGGACTCGACGGCGTCCAGGGCCCGGATCACCTCGGCGATCCCCAGGACCTCGGCGACCGTGAGACCGCTCGACAGGGGGAGGCTCTGCGGGAGGTAGCCCAGTGTCCCGCCCACGGACACCGACCCGGTGCCGGGGCGGAGTTCACCGGCGATCAGTTTGAGCAGCGTGCTCTTGCCCGAACCATTGGGAGCGACGAGGCCGGTACGGCCGGTGCCCATCGTGAAGGACAGGTCCTGGAAGACCGGAGTGTCATCCGGCCAGGCGAAGGACAGGTTCGAGCAGATGACGGAAGCGTCGGACATGAGAGGGACCTCGGGCCGGGTGAGGGCAGACAGAGTTCTGCCCGGGGCAGACAGGGGGGAAAGGCAGGACGACGACGCCGGACGGTGGCGCTCGATGCGCCCGTCAACGGCCGGTCATGTCCGGGTATCACCCGGAGATGTCGTCGTCACCCACCATGTCTGCCACTCCCTCGT harbors:
- a CDS encoding DUF1772 domain-containing protein; its protein translation is MLNALEVFTTVVVGVMVGVEFSVAFVMNRIFNALPEDSGQLGRAHGGRMLGAVMPFWYIGSLVLVAIWAIARWHHEGTGLVVSAGVLLIVSVIMSILLLVPINNRSKAWTPDNRPADWKEQMNRWDRYHYVRVAVLIAAFALLVAGLV
- a CDS encoding TetR/AcrR family transcriptional regulator, yielding MAGELTAKGRATRSRIVEGAATVLREKSVAAATLEDVMARTRTSKSQLFHYFPTGKDELLLAVAQFEADRVLEDQQPYLGRLDSWEAWDEWRDVVIERYESQGDQCPLGSLFLQVGRSTPGARAIVSGLMTRWQESLEAGIRALEAADLVPGGIDAGLRAAALLAGVQGGVSILLSTGRSDHLRAALDQGIADLRGTAHALT
- a CDS encoding SDR family NAD(P)-dependent oxidoreductase — encoded protein: MNLQLSGRRALVTGSSSGLGEAIARRLAAEGATVVVHGRDVARTEAVAKSIVAEGGDAAVAIGDLGTDEGADAVHAAAAGAGPVDILVNNVGTYDMSLGWATASAQQWADTYNTNVLTSVRMIQRLVPGMRERGWGRVIQISSVTGDKPAASQPHYAATNGARNSLAKSLARELRDSGVTSNTVAAGGILTPQSLEPLLTLGREHGWGQTWEAIEPRLTAELAPNDVGRIGRPEEYADVLAFLASPLSAYITGATLSVDGGWYA
- a CDS encoding prephenate dehydratase, yielding MTTVAYQGEPGSNSATAAHALFPEGHELPCTGFEQALDAVTLGTADFAVIPMDNSAAGRVADVHHLLPESGLFIVAEYFLAIRFDLMGVPGTTVDQVECVRSHVHALGQCRKVLREGGWRTLVSDDTAGAAREVAELGDPRHAALAPPAAAALYGLDVLRSEVEDDPDNTTRFVVLSRDSALAPDTGGPTMTSLFFCVRNIPSALYKALGGFASNSVNLTKIESYQIGAGLNPSRFYVEVEGHPDEPHVALALQELQFFSSEVRILGAYPAHAHRLRDGRTSGAGTG
- the msrA gene encoding peptide-methionine (S)-S-oxide reductase MsrA, encoding MADSEKKALLAGGCFWGMQELIRTLPGVVSTRVGYSGDDMPEPTYRNHGNHAEAIEIVYDPAVTDYRALLEYFFQIHDPSTKNRQGNDMGASYRSAIFYLDDEQRRVAQDTIADVEASGLWPGPVVTEVVPAGTFWEAEPDHQDYLQRYPDGYTCHFPRPGWQLPRRADA
- a CDS encoding ATP-binding cassette domain-containing protein, producing MPQPPLIAHDLIRSLGGRRVLDGVSLTASPGRRIGLIGENGVGKSTLLRLLAGADEPDAGTVDRPADLGFLQQEAPFDSASTIATVLDEALSEVREVLADLERLTGELADASESDPGYSGLLADYAGRLETAQHLEAWDADRRAALVLEGLGLGAFEPGRTLGSLSGGQRGRLSLAALLVRRPSALLLDEPTNHLDDDAAAFVEEQVRGLPGAVVLASHDRAFLDAVCTDLIDLDPAVDGPVRYGGNYSAYLAEKHAERERWEQRYAEEQEALDALRHTAGVTAHRLAPDRGRRDNEKMGYGLRAGRVQSQISRRVRNATRRLEELERTRVGEPPRPLRFAGPALSAPAEESRDPLVALHGVGVPGRLAPVEVEVSATDRLLVTGGNGTGKSTLLAVLAGHLAAGGDIRRRAGLTVGMLSQDTVFDRLDRTVRDTYQQTLGAERAEAVPLGSLGLMHETDLGKPVGHLSVGQRRRLALALLVARPPQLLLLDEPTNHLSPRLCDELEEAMGTGPGAIVVASHDRWLRGRWQGRELRLAAGPGQGAAGTPPPEPVTFPAPSVQGFSGNEREGDL
- a CDS encoding ATP-binding cassette domain-containing protein, with protein sequence MSDASVICSNLSFAWPDDTPVFQDLSFTMGTGRTGLVAPNGSGKSTLLKLIAGELRPGTGSVSVGGTLGYLPQSLPLSSGLTVAEVLGIAEVIRALDAVESGDVSERHFTVIGDDWDIEERTRAQLDRLGLTGLALDRSLATLSGGQVISLGLAAQLLKRPDVLLLDEPTNNLDLEARHRLYDVLEEFTGSLLLVSHDRALLDRMERIAELGGGELRLYGGNFSAYEESVQAEQEVAEKNVRNAEQELKREKRELQQARERAERRASNAARNLKSAGLPRIFAGNMKRGAQESAGRAGQMHASRVSEAKSRLDEAGRSLRDEQRLTLDLPETDVPAGRNLFLGEEMQVRLGDRAVFADQGVELSIRGPERIALSGPNGAGKTTLLRLLTGELVPEGGQIRRAGGRIAYLSQRLDLLDLDRTVAENFTAFAPDRPEAERMNLLARFLFRGARAHLPVRVLSGGERLRATLACILCAEPAPQLLLLDEPTNNLDLVSVGQLEGALNSYRGAFVVVSHDERFLTEIGVNRWLRLAEGTLKETGAPEV